A single Blastococcus colisei DNA region contains:
- a CDS encoding sulfite oxidase, whose product MAADVAPVALAPAGRARVADPGEGVGLDELALATRNHGMPLEALRYDVTPPGLHYVLTHFDIPAADPASWELRIGGAVDRPLTLRLDDLMRRPAVTTRVLLECAGNGRARLEPRPVSQPWLLEAVGTAEWTGTPLAPLLEEAGLSPAAVDVVFTGADHGVERGVEQDYARGLPLAEAVRPEALLVWAMNGQPLPPQHGAPLRLLIPGWYGMAHVKWLTRIDVLTEPFTGYQNATAYRLKVDADESGEPVTRIRPRALLAPPGWPDFMTRERFVRAGAVPLSGRAWSGRAPVTRVEVSTDGGRSWDDAVLAPADADHPFAWRAWTYAWTATPGPHEVLVRATDEQGTQPVEQEWNRQGMANNLVQRVPVTVLD is encoded by the coding sequence ATGGCCGCCGACGTCGCCCCGGTCGCTCTCGCCCCTGCCGGGCGTGCCCGCGTCGCCGACCCCGGCGAGGGGGTGGGCCTCGACGAGCTGGCCCTGGCCACCCGCAACCACGGGATGCCGCTGGAGGCCCTCCGGTACGACGTGACGCCACCGGGCCTGCACTACGTCCTCACCCACTTCGACATCCCCGCCGCCGACCCGGCCTCCTGGGAACTTCGGATCGGCGGCGCGGTCGACCGGCCGCTCACCCTGCGGCTGGACGACCTGATGCGCCGCCCTGCCGTCACCACGCGCGTGCTGCTCGAGTGCGCCGGGAACGGACGGGCCCGGCTCGAGCCGCGGCCGGTCAGCCAGCCGTGGCTGCTGGAGGCCGTCGGGACGGCGGAGTGGACCGGCACGCCGCTGGCTCCGCTGCTGGAGGAGGCAGGGCTCTCCCCCGCCGCCGTCGACGTCGTCTTCACCGGCGCCGACCACGGCGTGGAGCGCGGGGTCGAGCAGGACTACGCCCGCGGGCTACCGCTGGCCGAGGCGGTGCGCCCGGAGGCGCTGCTGGTCTGGGCGATGAATGGGCAACCGCTGCCGCCGCAGCACGGCGCTCCGCTGCGGCTGCTGATCCCCGGCTGGTACGGGATGGCCCACGTGAAGTGGCTGACCCGGATCGACGTCCTGACCGAGCCGTTCACCGGCTACCAGAACGCCACCGCCTACCGGCTGAAGGTGGACGCGGACGAGAGCGGCGAGCCGGTCACCCGGATCCGGCCGCGCGCCCTGCTGGCCCCGCCGGGATGGCCGGACTTCATGACCCGCGAGCGGTTCGTCCGTGCCGGTGCCGTGCCGCTGTCCGGTCGGGCGTGGTCCGGCCGTGCACCGGTCACCCGCGTCGAGGTCAGCACCGACGGCGGCCGCAGCTGGGACGACGCCGTCCTGGCGCCGGCCGACGCCGACCACCCCTTCGCCTGGCGGGCCTGGACCTACGCCTGGACGGCGACCCCGGGACCGCACGAAGTGCTCGTCCGGGCCACCGACGAGCAGGGCACCCAGCCGGTCGAGCAGGAGTGGAACCGCCAGGGCATGGCCAACAACCTCGTCCAGCGGGTGCCGGTCACGGTGCTGGACTGA